Within the Anguilla rostrata isolate EN2019 chromosome 6, ASM1855537v3, whole genome shotgun sequence genome, the region aaatattttagcatACGCACAATGTTCTTGCACACGTAGGCCTCCATCTTGACtaaatacattgttttgttGGAGCCAACACCTATTGCTCATGCTAAAACCTTCAGTGACTTCAAACTCAAGAGTGACGGGCAAAGACATAAGGAAGAGTCAAACAGGTGTTTTGTTGCTAAAAAAACTAAGAAGCAAATGATTGACAGAATGACAGCTCggtgagacacacagacaaactagCAAAAAATAAGAGGAAAAACAGCCTATTCCATAAGAAACGTGTAATGTGGGAGAAATACTTCAAGGCATTCTTCCTTAAAAGATTATCCAGTACAAATGCAGGAAATCATTTCAGAATAAGCTCACATACATAATTACTTAATAACTATTAGTATTATAATTTTGTCAGAATCTTTGGTAGCTTTATATACAACAATAATACATCTGATGTTTAAGAGAAGTTTCAAAAGAAAGGCTTACGAACATCCTATTTCTACATTTCTGTGGTGGAGACAATCTCACTGCAATAATCACATTAATAATCCTGCTATTAAAAGAAAAgagactttttaaatttatacatACAGCATGCACTTACTTTGGTCTTATATACTTTGTTATCCTCTATTTATGCTACATTTATACTATTTTATGTTagattctccaaaaaaaaaaaaaagaaaacgcattCTATCATAGCATCACAATAGAACTTTATATCCCAGCAACCAGTTTCCATGTGAACAACATCCAGTAGGATCAGGGATCTTCAACCCTAGCTCCAGAGGGCAGCAGTCTGATGGTTTATATCATTACTCAGGACTTAATGTTTCAGTTAAACCGGTTGCTTGCACAATTAACCCACCTGCCCTGGTGTTTTTGGGTGTAAATTGGCTGccgatttaaaatgaaaaccaaacaaGCCACAAGGCTCTCTATGACCAGAGCCGGCGATCCCTGCTGTATAAAAGTTGGTCCAAATGTATAACGCTGTACTGACGTGTACTGGGCATACACGATAGCAAAAGAGATCTTTGATTTTGTATGCATTTCGCATTTGATGTGCCCTGCAATGTTACTTAGCAGCCAGCTCCACAACCTCTTCAACACAATACTGTATCATGAAACATGTATCATACATTGTGACTATGAGTGAGTGTTAGGACAGGGTTAATTCCTGGATCCAGGGCAGCCAAGTGCGGCTCACTACAATATTTAATACAATATTAATCATTCAGATTTGATCATTATGCAATGcctattcaatttttaaaacacGTACACAGCAGAGCGGAGACACTATCTACAATTCTCAACAGGGTTACTGGACTCgcgctgttgtgtgtgtgtgaaaaaaaatgaattccaaaGAATATCTGTTCTGTTCCAGTCAGGGGATGCAACATGACAAAAGTATTCAGCTCCTTGTTCTGGCAAGCACCGCTCCTGTTGGTTGCTGTGGTTGTCAATGGTAACATCACACTGACGTGAGGTGCATACCAAGTGAAGCACGGTGAAGCAACAGCACtgcttacatttaaaaacacgtTTCCATAGTAATGCGGAGTTCACCAGATTCACACAGAAGACAAGCATTCTGATCAACAGTTGTGGgtgaacagaggaaaaaataactGCTTCTCCTTTCTCCGCTTGTGTGTTCAGTTCTACCACATAACCATCATAATGATCGCGCGTGTGACTTCAAAGTGAAAGACAgcaccttcttttttttcttaaatccaGAAAAAGAGAATGGTTTAAAAATTTGTCGAATATTAGAGcaatgtttctgttcttttaccTTCTAACCCTTAATATGGACAGTCTATACATGGTTATATGAACAGTCAATTTCAATTTTACACTCGAGTTAATGATTAAATTACATAAGCGTACAGACCGCCTGTTTGGGACAAATCTCTAAAATCACTGGCATTCAGCAAAGCTTCAGGTATTTTACATACAAATAGACGGggtacaatatttatttaattttttttttacaattgtgAACAATCATTCATTATAGCTATACTGTCACAACatatacagtactggcacaaattatggaaatgcAGTATTTCTAAACGGTTTGACGATTGCTCTTTTTGGCATGATAAATGTCATATGTAATATcaagattaaacaaaaatgaagaaataattagcatttgtgctaaacaagtaataataatgagtATTGTTCTACATAAAATAAGATTCAagcaaagaaaacttttttcttaGCTTGTGTActtcatttcaaattactgaCGGTCACATAATGTCATTAACAAAACAGAAGTTACAGACAAACGTTTTAAAAGTACTAAATTCTTATAacacagtgtttccataatttgcaCCTGTACTACATGTACTATACATTAATCGCAGCCATGCTCAACATACAGTGCACTCACGTTTACACAAATCAATACAAGAGCATTTTTTCACAAATcacaacattttaataattattcgGACTAATAGCAATGTAATAAATTCAATTCACGTACCGCTTAATGTTAAGATTTATTTGACTGAATAGACAGAATAATAGAAAGGCTTACATATGCTAACTCTTAAAAACAGCAGGGTCATTTGTTTTTCCAGTGGCAACCAACAAAATAACAGTAGAAATATGAAATGGCGAAAGTCAAGAccttataaaaatatttactgtcACCAGACAAAACCGTCAACCATCTAAATTAGAAAACACAGAGACTGCCCCTGATATACAAGAGGCTTCAGTTAAaaatctttacttttttttttcctccaaaaaaaggttttcactTGTAAACATCAATGGCTCTGGCCAGTGGATTAAAATCAGTTGAAAACTCCCTTCAAATTAGGAAGTAAGACTTGGGCTGCGAGATAGAACTATCCCtccactgatttaaaaaaaaaaaaattatatgtatattagTGTTGCCTGGGTACACGAGATGGCGGAGGAAGGTGGGCACACTCTTATGGAACAGACTTTAACAATACCTCACTTTAACAGAAGTGGCATTCTCTATCGATGAGCAATAATTTGTTACTTTGTGATGGGATCCCTTAGTGTCCCTGAGGTTAATATCACCATGTGACACAGGCACGCATTTTAGTGGATTATCTTGTTTAAAAAGAGCATCTTGGGACAACCCTATGTCTGTGATTTTCATAAACACAGGAAGACAGGAACTCAAACCCTTCCAGCACTGCAATAAAAAGGTGACACTATATTAGCTGTGAAAACCCACTGActaaaaagggggggaaaaaaagttgttttgtgGTGCTTCCCCTCAGGCCAAAATAAGTGCTCCGCAATGTCCTTCGATGCCCTTCAAAACCAAATAAGGAGtgaccccaaaaaaaaacaacaacaaaaaaaaaaacatttcatacattGTAGACATGGtggaaaggtcaaaggtcagcacCAGAAGGAGGTATACGAGACTACGGCGTGATAGTGAGGCaggttggagggggggtgggtgggaggggagatTTGGATTATTTCTAGCCCAGCCTGGTGGACCCCAGCGTCCTAGTATCGACTGACGTGGGCTTCTTCAGAGAACTTTCCGGAACAAGGCTGGCGGGCCGGACGCTGGAACCCAGTCCACGGAACGCGCGCAAGCCTCTATTGGGAGACTGCTGCCGCtcctcgcccctcgcccccccaccccgccccattCCCCCAGCGCTAGCTGCAGCCCGACTTGCCTTTCGGCCGCCCTCGCCccgcccgcaccccccaccctcccccccagtgcTAGCAGCAGCCCGCCTTGCTCtccgccgcccccgcccgcaccccccccaGTGCTCGCAGCAGCCGGACTTGCCTGTCGGccacccctcgccccgcccgcacccccaccccaccccccacccgccagcGCTAGCAGCAGCCCGACTTGCTCCCCaccgccctgcccctccccccccagcgctAGCAGCAGCCCGACTTGCTCTCCGCCGCCACCGCGTCCCGGTCCAGTTTGATCTTGTCCCCGTTGCTCTCCTCGTACGGCAGGCCCTTGTCGTTAAGGAGGATGTTCTCCACCAGGAAGCGGGCCGCCTCGTCCACGTTGATGTTCTCCTGGGACGGGGGAAGAACGCACGCGCAGAGTCAGCCTCCAGGAGGAGTGCACAGGCCCCCTATACCTACTCGCCCTGGTCCccgggggtttggggtttggggggtcgGTTCCATTTCAGTTAGGCAAGAACCACCCCGACAATGTTCCGTGGGGACTTTTCAATTAGTgaatttgtgacatcacagcaacaCAGACATTTTGGTGGTTTTCCTAACCAGCTTCAGATGGTGTTTTAAGTAACAGATGATGGCCGTCAGATTTGACTGGTTTCCTCAATGGAATGTGTAttagagaaaatgtaaaaattgcgAGTCTCTGACTTATATCTCGGACtggaatattttcaaaaaaaaatttgagtCTGTGTTTTTTGACATAAAAGTCCAGACtaggctctggggctctggggtttggttgggttgggttggggggggtggggtggggtggggagttAAAGCCTGTTTTATGAGCACCTGTGGGCGCTTGGTCACAGGACGTCTCCTGCGAGAGAAACTCAGGACACACTGCTGTTCAGCCTCCAGGCAGCTGAGCACTGAGGCCGGGGGTTTCACAGGGAAAGCACTGgcagttcttaaaaaaaaaaaaaaactcagcgcCTTTGTTCTCACGCCGACGAACAATCGATGCCGCGGCCGAGGACGCAAACGCAAAaaccagaaatgaaaaaaaaaaaaccagaagtAAACTTCCGTCACTGTGTATTTACGAACAGCTGCGTTTCGTTTCTATGGGGacccgttaaaaaaaaaaaaacagagccatTCTTGACGATAAGTCAATAATAGACAATGAGGAGGGCAGTCGAAGAGGAGCGAGTGAGGAATCCAGCCCAGGCAGTCCTGTGCCCCTTCCTGGCACCAGAGACAGACGGAGTTCCCCGCCATTTCAAACAGGGAGCAGGGATTAAACAGCTGTGGGCCCCGCTACAGCCCTTGGTCCCAGTCTCACCCTCACCAGTCAACGGGAGTTTCACAGAGGGGTTTTTAACCAGTCTGTACCCAGAGGAGGCAACGCCCAGCTTTAcagtaatgggggggggggcccattTGGTATAGTCTTTGACCCACATagtaaccccaccccccccccccgccccgccccgccagcACTCTCAGTCTGTCACCCTCTCTGATTTCATTCTGAATAAAGCGGGAAAACAACATAAGCAGAGCCGACTGCTCCCTCtcctttaaataataaatgagtaAAGTAATAAAACGCAGCAGCAGGACATGCACAATCTGACGCTCGGAGAATGTGCCGCATTACACCTCTTTGGTTTCCAACCAGCCGGGCCCTGGAGCtctgtgtgggggagggtggggggggggcggagcttaggGCCTCTCCGTGACCTTAAGTCCGCTCAGCTGAGCAGGAAACCGCTGTTGCCTGCCTGGTGGCCGTTTCCGTTGGTCAtgtgacatcaccccccccccccccaccaccaggtCTTTCACAACCTCATCGAAATGTGGTCTACGGCGTTCTTCCTCTTCCGCggtttccatggtgacgcaACGCGGCGGAACCAGGACGGGGGGCCCTTTCGCAAGCCGCatgactcggggggggggggagatcaaGCGAACCGCGCCCGGCCGCGTCGTCCTGCGTCTGACCGCATCGTCCCGCGTCGACCGCATGTCCACATAAGCGGGGGCGAGCGATTCTGCCCCTCCCAGGGAGGGACGGGGTTAAAGGCGCCGAGGATGACTGTGCAAGCGAGCGCGGTTAAGGCACGGAAAGGGATTTACACATTTCACGCGTGCCCCGTCCTATCCCGCCCCACCCCGTCctacccgccccgccccgcccgcctcgCCCCGTCCCATCACGTCCCGTccgcccctctgcccctctccaTTCAGTGGCCCCCGCAGTtcaccgggggggggaggggaagcacTGAATGTTAAAAACAACGGGGATTCGATTTCCTGAACGCCACCGGCAAGCAGCTcgtttttctgtctctgtttgggCGGAGTCCCGTATGTTCCTCCGCAGTTTagaggggagaggcaggagggggagaTGAGCCGGCCGGGGGGCTGGGAGTGCGCCACGATTTTgggctgagagaggaagagagaaagactcCTCTGGCTCTGCCGACTGAAGGGCGGTAAATCTTTGGGTTAAGAAGACGCACTACACGccgggagagagggggacgggggggcgacGGCGAGGAAGACCGATCGTACGCCTGctcgtgtgcgcgtgtgccgcGATGCAGATGACGTCCCGGTATCACGTGACCCGTTGccgcggtgtggggggggtggggtttgttaGACCACATTGACTGGGGGCACGTGCCCCAATAAAATTTTTCGCAGTCAGAACAATGCTCCGGGCTGGGAGGAAGAAcgtcatggggaaaaaaagggtcatgtgatcatgtgacacaACCGCTTTCCTCCTCAAGTAATCAGGCTGCTGAACAAGAATCCAAGCAGTTATCAGATCAGGAAGTAGGATCATATTCCATCAGAGGGACATACTGAggggatatttaaaaaaaaaggtctatATTCCATAACTACAACCTGAATGCTAAACACTCGTTTTGTAAAGCTAGGAGGAAAAAGATAAATACGAGCACATTTGTATGGTTATACGTTAAAAGTAACGGGGTATGAAACCGCAAAGCAGCCCAGATAAGATGAACGTCTCTACTGCAGAGGCAGGGTGAAAGGAAAGTGGAGGCCTCGTTTGGTGGCGAAAGTCGCACTTAAAGCCTAAATCAATCTTAAGACATGTCTCTTAAAGTCCTGGGCTTAAAGAGATAAGGCAGCTGTGTAAGGAGACGGTGGTGTGAAGCAAGTTAAAAAGATCTCATCCTAAACTAAGATATACGccggagagcagggcaggggggctgccattttttggattttgggccccatgagaAGAGCTCaaattgggccccaccacccacaGGTCATCCTGTtcctgcacaattacagcacaattttttGAGGTCCCCTTGTCAAGCCAGGGCCCCTGAAATCATCTGCCACCACAACTACAGACACCACTCTTGTGTTTACTGACAACTACTAGGTGCTTTGTCCGCTTgaaacattacaggcatttagcagacactcttatccagagcgacttagacaacattttacacagcgtttacactgcaatccgtttatacagctggatatatactgaagcaatatgaaggttaagcaccttgctcaagggtacaacggcagtgtcctaccagggaatcgaaccggcgaccttcTGGTTACAGGACCGAGCTCCTTAACCCGCTATACCACACCGCCGCCCCACGTATGTTTTCGCTGCTGCTCAGCTCGCGTGTGTTTGCGGAAGCGCTCGCACCAGGATGCCAGAGCGTCTGCCGCGTCCGACTGCGCGGAAGTCTGCTGCCGTCCGTCGATGCACTCGAGGAGGGCCCCGGTGACTCAGTCTGCGAGGGAATCTGCCGACGGCACCGCGACCGCATCGGAATCTGGCGACTACAGGCTGGGTTAAAATCAACCGGGTCTGGCCGCGTTCAATTTTTGGCAACTTAAGAATGCGATGAATCTGGTCGCAGGAGAAACATTTTGATTACAAttttccaattaatttttttttttttttccaaatcactaattcaaattttttttccaaagataCAATTAACATGATGGTAAAGGAACTCTGCTTGTAACcttaaaggttgcaggtttgattcccaggtagaacactgcctttgtaaccttaagcaaggtacttcacctgaactgaatcagtatatatccagctgtgtaaatgaatactatgtaaaaaaaaatagataggaaaaaaatctaaaaagctcactctggataagaacatctggcagtaatataatgtaatgcaagcACACCACAAGGAGAAGCAGCCATTTcaataaagtgaaataaaatgctaGGCCAGGGGAAGGGAAACCTATCTTCAGAAGAAGGAAAGGCCATTTCACAGCTTTGTGCAGACAGATATCGCCGTTGAACGTTCACATTTCTGGTCCTTAAACCTTCGAAACCTCCACCGTCTCAGCTGAGAGACTCATCATTTCAAGTGGTCTGACAGCCGGCCATATTGGACACGTCGACCGGCTCGGAACTCAACCGTTGCTAAGGTAATGGgtaaaagaaaaatggcaaaaaaaaatacctaAGAAAAGCAATTATTCACCAAAGGGAAGGGATGCGCAGGGGCACAGGGGAACCTACGGACTACACGTGCGAACCGTGACACTTTTGTCCTGCCTCATGACAGTTCAAGGTCACCTGACCCAGTTTCCCTCAGAGCAGAcactcccatcatgcacctctTCTGGGAAATCGGCATTATGGTGCGAGATACATTTCAACGCGCTCTTCAAAGAGAggcacaagaacaaaaaaaagccacagcgatgacccataggtatcaatatctttagtcagcaccccaccacaaaagacaccaacttgtccCCCACGGCATCACTTTTCCCAACAGTACAAAACATGACTACAACGTATTGTGGAGAACCTGAAGTTCACATGTCGCTGATCCAATCGGATGCTTTGCAACAGAACACTGTCTCCtcatcacacagtacacacagtccGTTTTGCTTTGAGAGTCTGATAAGAATCAGACTTCTGTGTACTGCCCTACAGTACTATGCTAACGGCGCTATCGAACGTCATAACCACCCGTACTGAGGGCACTGTGAAAGCATGGAATTAGCCTTAATGCCACAAAGAATTTCAGCTATTTCAAAAATGCACTCTTAATACAGGCAATTCACGTCTCTCCTTACAcggttttcttctctctctcgctctgagCTGATTAAGTGTTCACATTAAGTCTGGGCATTTTCTTGCAAGTTTGTGAGTACCAGGTTttgaaatgggggaaaaaaaacccgtTAATGCACCGCATTGTAAAAATTAAGGAGCAGGCAAATTCAGCCAATCATGTATCTACAAACTACAGAGAGAACATCCAGCACTGCACCAAGCCTGGTCCTGAATACTCCACGGgtctctgcctctactacacGACCTGGTAAACTAACTGACAAACATCtgtgcaaaataataattacattaaaaatatttcccactTTCCTGTAGCGAATATCCATCTTAGCCCCCCTGTTCTGCCGatagaccccccccacccccattctcACCTTGGCGGAGGTATCAAACCAGCCCAGGAAGCCGGCCTCTTTGCAGAAGGTGTCCATGAGGGCGGCGCTGTTGCCGGCCTCCTTCTTCTGGTCGCACTTGTTGGCCAGCAGGACGGAGGGGATGGGGCTGCCGTTGGCCAGCTTCACCTTGCTGTCCAGGTCGTGCTTCCACTTGGACACCGCCTCGAAGGTGGAGCCGCGCGTCACGTCGAAGACCACGAACGCGCCCACCGCCTCCTTGTAGTACACCCGGGTCATGTTGCCGAACCGCTCCTGACCTTGAGAACGTGCACGGGGAGGAAAACGTGGTGCGTTACACACCCTGCAAAAAGTGTAAAACTGGCACAGGAACAAGGACTTTGGAGCTCTCTGAGTTTCAGGTGGACAAGTCCTTTTGCGattctcatctcctctctcagACTCCACTATGGACACAGCGCACCCTTGTCAAGTTACCCTTCTATacacacatttcacttttttaaacaattattttaaggCGTCTCTTTTTAAcgataaatatttttatcttgCCTTTCACAGTTACGTTCATCTTCATACCATGTCTATATCTGTCCAGACCGTGGCCTTTTGACTG harbors:
- the rab32a gene encoding ras-related protein Rab-32a — encoded protein: MAGGSISECKEYLFKVLVIGELGVGKTSIIKRYVHQLFSQHYRATIGVDFALKVINWDSKTLVRLQLWDIAGQERFGNMTRVYYKEAVGAFVVFDVTRGSTFEAVSKWKHDLDSKVKLANGSPIPSVLLANKCDQKKEAGNSAALMDTFCKEAGFLGWFDTSAKENINVDEAARFLVENILLNDKGLPYEESNGDKIKLDRDAVAAESKSGCC